The DNA window GCTCCTCGTCCTCTTCGAAGAGCTGAAGTTGTTCCTGCCGCTTCAAGTCCTCTACGTCCGGGCCGAGCTGATCCATCCGTTGAAGCTCTCCGGCGGTATAGAGATGCTCGCGTATCGACTGCACGCTGGCTTCGTCGATGGCGCCCAGCTTGGTTACCCCTTGTTCAGAAATAACCGCTAGCAATCCATGCTCGTCGATGTCGATCTCATCTAGGAGAACACCGCTGTGGCTTGTTACGACAATCTGAGTATGCTGCGCCGCTTCGGAAAGCGCGTCCATCAGGGCGCCGGCAGCTGCGGGATGCAAAGCCGTCTCCGGCTCCTCGACGCCGACGAACCGCACGGGCCTTTCATGTCCGACGAACTGCATGACCGCCGCCAAAATGCCAAGCGCGCGCAGCGTTCCGTCAGAAACGCTTACGGCGTAGAATCGCCAAGGGTGACTTGCGCCCTTGACCTCCTGCCGGAACTCGAGGGTCTCACGCGGACCGAGAGCGATCCGTTCCACGTCGACGATTCCGGGCACTACGGATGTGAGATAGGCGATGATTCGATTCATCGTCTCGGGCTGGTCGGTTCGCAACCGCGAGACGACGCTAGCGATGTTTGCGCCATCACGATGAAGGAGCTCACCCGCATCAGGGCTCTGTAGCTCTTTCATCGCGTCCGGATTGAGGTTGTAGAAACCCATCGCAAGAAGAGCGTCATAGGCGGATCGAAACTCGGGAAGCCCCGATGCCGTGACGAGGTACAAACGGTCGCGGAACGCAGGAGGAGGGTTCGGTGCCGACGACTGAACGACTTCGCCGTCGGCCACGACGTAGGATGCGATCGAGCGGCCGTCCGACCTCCCAATGCGGAGCTGTTCGCGCTTGACCGCGAACTTGCCACGGGATCTTGCCGAGATCTCGAATCCATAGGTCGCCAAATTCCAATCGTCCAACGTGATGTCGAGGTCGATTGCGAAATTCCGAGGGTGTCCCGTGCTGCGTCGCCGCACGGCATCGATACCACCCCGAGACTTGATGGCATGATCGAGTGACGTTTGGAGGCCGTCCGTTACGAAACGCAGTGCGTCAAGAAAGTTGCTCTTGCCGGATCCGTTCCGACCGACGAGAAGCGTGAGAGCATGAAGCTCAACGTCACATTTGCCGAGGCTCTTGTAGTTGCGAATCCGGACGCGGCGCACGAAAGCCGGTGCACCGGCGCGCTCTGCGGTCGCCGCAGGGGTCTCCTGCAAGCGCTCTCCACCCGTCATGGCCCAAGAATAGGAGAGCCCGCCGGTGAGGGCAAGTGTTGCCCCCGCTCTTACTTCTAGCTTAGCAGCTAGCTATTTCGGCGGGCCTGGTTCTGACGAGCTCCCGGGCAGCGATGGCTGGACTGGCCTGGGGGGCGAGAAACACCCGACGGCGCTAGAATGAACGAGTAGGTAAGCGCCATCCACACCCAAAGTGCGAGGGAAACATTGATGAAGATCGCCGTCGAATTGCCGGAAGACATCGCGAGGCGCCTGGAAGGCAAGTGGGGAGACATCTCTCAAGCCGCGCGCGAAGCCATCGCCATCGAGGGCTACCGCTCCGGTGCGCTCAGCCAGAGTCAGGTCCAGCGCTTGCTCGGCCTCGGGTCGCGATGGGAAGTGGACGCGCTCTTGAAGCGTGCGGGCGTTTACTTGGAGTACACCGAAGAGGACCTGGACCGGGAGGTCGAAGCAAGTCGTGAGCTTACTGGCCAATGATCATTGTCTCCGACACGTCCCCGGTCAACTACCTGATCCTGATCGGCAAGTCGATACGCTCTATGAGCTTTACCGGCGAGTCATCATACGTCGTCTTCCTCCGTGAGCTGCAGGCAGCAGAGACGGCGCCCCATGTGTAAGCGTGGTTTTCGCAACGCCCCGAATGGGTGGAGGTCGTGTCTCCTACGAAGTCTGCCGACCCAAACCTCGATTACCTTGGAGAAGGCGAGCGCGATGCCATCCTCTTGGCCGAGGAACTGGGTGCCGACGGACTGCTGATCGACGACCGGGACGGTCTGCGACGAGGCGCACAAGATGTCCGCGACATTCTTCGGCGGCGAGGTCAAGTACACCAAGCGCTGTTCCTCTCGGCCACTCCGCACAACGGCCACTCGAACAGTTTCTCCACCCTCCTGGAGCTCCCCGACCCGTATCGCTTCACCCGCGGGGTGCGGGGCAAGAAGGCCCTCGAAGTCGTGATGGTGCGCCGGCTCGAGGAGGACATCCGCGAGGCTCAGTGCGGTTTCCCGATGCGGATGGTGGAGCGTGTCCCAAGCGGTCCGGCGCCTGATTGAGAGAGCGGGCGTGGAGCCGCAGATCCGTCACTCACGAACCGTCGTTTCAGCGGCCGCAGCACTTCTTGTACTTCTTGCCGCTCCCGCACGGGCAGGGCTCGTTCCGGCCGACCTTCGGCGCTCTGCGAACCGTCTCCACGGGCGCGGGAGCCTCGATGGCGGGCTCGGAACAGCGCCGCGCGCGCTCTGGAGGCAGGGCGTCCATCCTCGCGCGCACCGCCCGCGCGTCTTCCTCCCGGCCTTCGTCCTCGTAGAGCGTCTCGAGCCTTTCGAGGAGATCGATCTCGTCACGTACCTCGCCCACGGCCAGCCCTCGCAGCAGCAAGCTCTCGGCGCGCTCGATATCCTTTGCCGGCGCATCGAACCTATAGGCGTCCGACCATCCGATCCAGCCCCACCCCCACTTCGGATCGCGCGTCAGCCACTGCTCGAAGAGCGCATCCGCCTTCGCCAGATCGCCGAGCCGGACGTGGAACGAAGCGAGGGCGCGCCTCATGTTCTCGGTCGTGAGCTCGCCCTCCGCCTCGAACCTCGCCAGATACTCGTTCACGAGCTCGATGCCGCAGCGGAAGAAGCGCTCGTGCTGGAGACCCGCGTTCCAGAGGTGCATCTCGACGTCTCCGACCCAGTTCTGCACGAGCTCGCTCAATCCGAACACGTCGTCGAACTCCGCCAGCGACCGGGTTCGGGTCTCGTCGAGGATGCGCAAGAAGATCGGCCACGCCTCGAGCCAGCTCTCGACGGCGCCGGTGACGTCGTCCTCCTTGAGCCGGGCGTAGCCAGTCACCATCCGCTCGTCGAACTCCTCGAGCGACGGTCTCTCCGGGAGCCACCGCTCCCAGAGGAGCATCAGAGCGATCCATACGCGCTCGAAGTCCCAGCCCTTCGTACGGAGCCTGTTGCGTTTCACGTAGGCGCCCGCAAGCTCCTCGGCGGAGGGATGGGAGGACGCGTCGCGCTGGAAGGACTCCCGATCGACGGTGACGCCCAGCTCGGCGAGCCCAGCCACGAGCTCCTCATCGCTCCGGGCCCTGAAGTCCGCCAGAAGAGGCCTGCCGAGTTTCTGTAGCTCCTCCCGGGAAAGCGCCTCCCGGGCTCCCCGATCGGGGGCAACGAGCGACTGGTAGGGTTCTTTCACCGTGGACTTCTCGAATCCGCCAACCGAATCAGTGACTTCGGCGCGACGTCGTCCTCGGATCTCTGGCATCGGCGCGCATGTCGAACCCGTCTGCCGTCTTCCTCACTTCCCACCTCCCGATGCATCTCCAGTCGCCTCCGAACAGAGAGCGCTTGCGGTGGATCAAGCTCTCGACCAGGCGCGCGAGCTCGGGCTTCGCTTCCACACCGCGCCTGACGTCACGAAGAAAGCGCGCATCGCCAGCCACGTCCGCGTAGACCACCGCGTTCCAGACGACGTAGGCCACTTTCAGGGCTCGCTCGAACCCCTCTTCGAGAGCGTCCGCCGGCATCGCCTGAAGTAAAGGCGCCGCGAAGTCCAAAAACGTCTCGGACACCTTGCGGTCGGGCAGGATCGGCTCGCCGCCCCGGCTCTTCTCGCTCACGCCGCTCACGCGCCGCCAATCTACCACGGGTGTGCGCCTCCCCGAGGCTCGCCGGCGTCGGGGTTCATTCGGACACCGCGGGGGTGCGCGGGCGCAATGGCGATTACGGTCTCGAGATCGCGTTCGGGCGTCGACTCTGTGCGTAGCCGGCTCTGTGCCTTTGTGGCCAATCCCCTTTGTTGTGGCCGGCCAGCCAGGGGATTCTGCGACCGGGTCCTCCAGGACGTCGAGTCGCCCTACGTTCTCATCATCGCCGAGATCCATCGGGGAGACCTGAGCGAGATCTTCGGAAAGCTGCTGCTCCTCGTCGAGTCCTACAAGCGCGGCGAACGGTGGGCGACGACGCCGGGGAAGTCGAAAGCGAGAATCATCTCGGCCGTCGGTGACGGCAGCGTCGCGTTCCCAGGGGCAATGATCCGGGACAGGATGTCCGCCTCGCTCTGTGTGGCTGTGCTAGCCATGGTGAAAGGATGTCACGAGTCGCCCTCGCGCGGCCAATGGCGGGAACCCGACAGGTCCCGTCCCAATCGACAGGTCGATGGAAAGTGGCGTCAAGCTCCCAGAGAGTCATACGACCTCCTGTCCCGGGAGCAAAGAAGACCCTCGTGGTGGCCTCATCAGCTTGGCGGTGGGCTCGCCGTCGTGACCGAGAGAAAG is part of the Vicinamibacteria bacterium genome and encodes:
- a CDS encoding AAA family ATPase, which translates into the protein MTGGERLQETPAATAERAGAPAFVRRVRIRNYKSLGKCDVELHALTLLVGRNGSGKSNFLDALRFVTDGLQTSLDHAIKSRGGIDAVRRRSTGHPRNFAIDLDITLDDWNLATYGFEISARSRGKFAVKREQLRIGRSDGRSIASYVVADGEVVQSSAPNPPPAFRDRLYLVTASGLPEFRSAYDALLAMGFYNLNPDAMKELQSPDAGELLHRDGANIASVVSRLRTDQPETMNRIIAYLTSVVPGIVDVERIALGPRETLEFRQEVKGASHPWRFYAVSVSDGTLRALGILAAVMQFVGHERPVRFVGVEEPETALHPAAAGALMDALSEAAQHTQIVVTSHSGVLLDEIDIDEHGLLAVISEQGVTKLGAIDEASVQSIREHLYTAGELQRMDQLGPDVEDLKRQEQLQLFEEDEEP
- a CDS encoding UPF0175 family protein, translating into MKIAVELPEDIARRLEGKWGDISQAAREAIAIEGYRSGALSQSQVQRLLGLGSRWEVDALLKRAGVYLEYTEEDLDREVEASRELTGQ